In Candidatus Korarchaeota archaeon NZ13-K, a single window of DNA contains:
- a CDS encoding DUF86 domain-containing protein: MPSPGLIGRIERFRRATLQLSKVKEMSKEEFLSNPLVIDATERNFHVAIEALLDTGSFIISKKGWLTPSRYQEVSKELANHGVLTAEEGNRLSSMAGLRDILVHIYAEVDHEMLYSLLQRVEEMDEIMRKLLKYIEQEGMDP; the protein is encoded by the coding sequence GTGCCCAGTCCCGGTCTGATAGGTAGGATAGAGAGGTTCAGGAGGGCAACGCTCCAGCTGAGTAAGGTAAAAGAGATGAGTAAGGAGGAGTTTCTCAGCAACCCTCTGGTAATTGACGCCACTGAGAGAAACTTTCATGTCGCTATAGAGGCCCTCCTGGATACGGGAAGCTTCATAATATCCAAGAAGGGTTGGCTAACGCCCTCTAGGTATCAAGAAGTTAGCAAGGAGCTTGCCAATCATGGAGTTCTCACAGCTGAGGAGGGGAATAGGCTCTCCTCGATGGCGGGCTTGAGAGACATACTCGTCCATATCTACGCGGAAGTGGATCATGAGATGCTCTATTCGCTATTGCAGAGGGTGGAGGAGATGGATGAAATAATGAGAAAGCTCCTGAAATACATAGAACAGGAAGGAATGGATCCCTGA
- a CDS encoding nucleotidyltransferase domain-containing protein, with the protein MMELIVLKERLNRALLREDSVIYAILFGSAARGEMREDSDVDLALKLHRKPDLMELGRLASELELEIGMPVHPVDLDDAPPPLRYEIFKEGIVVLVRDETQLAEDKARAIMEFLDFKYHYDIMAKGMMEAIRGAQSRSDR; encoded by the coding sequence ATGATGGAGCTGATCGTGCTGAAGGAGAGGCTAAACAGGGCTTTGCTCAGAGAGGATAGCGTTATCTATGCGATACTATTCGGATCGGCAGCAAGAGGGGAGATGAGGGAGGACAGCGATGTTGATTTAGCTTTAAAGCTCCATAGAAAGCCGGATCTGATGGAGCTGGGAAGGCTTGCCTCGGAGCTGGAGCTTGAGATTGGAATGCCTGTCCACCCAGTCGATCTTGACGATGCCCCTCCTCCCCTCCGCTATGAGATCTTCAAGGAGGGGATAGTTGTGTTGGTCAGAGATGAGACGCAGCTGGCGGAGGACAAGGCCAGGGCGATAATGGAGTTCCTGGACTTTAAGTATCACTACGATATCATGGCTAAAGGGATGATGGAGGCGATCAGAGGTGCCCAGTCCCGGTCTGATAGGTAG
- a CDS encoding HEPN domain-containing protein — MKVRKSEVLFEEARKDLEVGCYNKAVSAAYFSVRLMAEALIGDIRTTKDDKIANALGRLLGRDARERMMWLFGERKRADHRVHLFDESTATQVLEVARELLERMKGRIRDL; from the coding sequence TTGAAGGTAAGGAAGAGTGAGGTCCTGTTCGAGGAGGCGAGGAAGGACCTGGAGGTGGGCTGCTATAACAAGGCGGTGAGCGCCGCCTATTTCTCAGTCAGGCTCATGGCAGAGGCCCTGATAGGGGACATTCGGACGACGAAGGACGATAAGATAGCGAACGCCCTCGGGAGACTGCTGGGCCGGGATGCGAGGGAGAGGATGATGTGGCTTTTCGGGGAGAGGAAGAGGGCGGATCACAGGGTCCACCTCTTCGACGAATCGACGGCCACGCAGGTGCTCGAGGTGGCCAGGGAGCTGCTGGAGAGGATGAAGGGGAGGATAAGGGACCTCTGA
- a CDS encoding nucleotidyltransferase domain-containing protein — MLRGFLRRMVERDRKRRKKLEEIVKRYDVTAVLFGSRARGDATPASDYDLLLIYEDSSTLERLLGDLREARIPVDVYSFTLEEALEALPYSTLILDALTEGIVLKESLPLKPLTEKLKSLKRRGYRRVEGGWIIR; from the coding sequence ATGTTGAGGGGATTCTTGAGGAGGATGGTAGAGAGGGATAGAAAGAGGAGAAAGAAGCTTGAGGAGATCGTGAAGAGGTACGATGTCACAGCTGTGTTGTTCGGCTCAAGGGCCAGGGGAGATGCCACTCCAGCAAGCGACTACGACCTGCTCCTGATCTACGAGGACTCATCCACCTTGGAGCGACTCCTAGGAGACCTCAGGGAGGCACGAATTCCCGTGGATGTCTATTCCTTCACACTGGAGGAGGCTTTAGAGGCCCTTCCATACTCCACCTTGATTCTGGACGCCCTGACGGAGGGGATAGTCCTCAAGGAGAGCCTTCCCCTGAAACCGCTGACGGAGAAGCTGAAGTCTCTGAAGAGGAGGGGGTACAGGAGAGTGGAGGGAGGCTGGATCATCCGTTGA